The window GTCTGTAACTGGAATCCTTGGTCTTTTTTGCTTCAGATCAATGGCCTCCTCTTCCGCTGGCTCTAGGCGAGCATCGCAGCCAAGGTTCATCCAGCACAAGAAGGAGGCCTTGTGGTTCTATCGGTTAATCTCCATCGCGTACGATCAGATATTAAACCCGCCGCACTGGAATGAGGACATGCGGGACGACGCCCTGGAGCCAGCCGATCTCCACCACCCGGAGCTGAAGGTCGTCGACGTCGGCGGCGGAACCGGGTTCGCCACCCTGGGCATCGTCAAGCACGTCCATCCCGAGAACGTTACCATCCTCGACCAGTCGCCGGAGCAGCTCGCCAAGGCGAGGCAGAAGGAAGCCCTCAAGGACTGCACCATCATCGAGGGGGACGCCGAGGACCTCCCTTTCCCGACGGACTCCGTCGATCGCTATGTCTCGGCGGGAAGGTAGGCATTTACCAATTACTCcataaagtaatttttttgtttattatATGTTTAATCTCTGCTGTCGATGGACGTGCAGTATCGAGTATTGGCCTGATCCACAGCGCGGAATCATGGAGGCATACAGAGTGCTGAAGGCCGGAGGGATCGCCTGCATCATCGGCCCTGTTTACCCGACCTTCTGGCTCTCGCGCTTCTTCGCCAACGCGTGGATGCTCTTCCCCAAGGAGGAAGAATACGTGGAGTGGTTCGAGAAGGCCGGTTTCAAGGATGTGAAGCTGAAGAGGATCGGCCCGAAATGGTATCGCGGCGTGCGGCGCTTCGGCCTCATCATCGGCTGCTCTGTGACAGGGGTCAAGACAGAATCCGGCGAGTCTCCTTTGCAGGTGCGTAAttagcttcttcttcttaattCCAAACAGAATTACAAGTGCGTTTCTTGCTGCAGCTCGGTCCGAAGGCTGAAGACGTGAACAGGGCAGTGAATCCCTTCGTCGTCCTCGTGCGCTTCGTTCTAGGTACGACTGCGGCAGCATACTACGTGTTGGTGCCTGTCTACATGTGGATCAAGGACAAAATTGTGCCTCGAGGGCAGCCCTTATAAAGGGGGAAGACTCATCCTGATCATCGATCGAATTTGAAGTTCATCATCTCAGTTTGTGAGGAAAATAAgttgttgtgtttcttttctgttcATCTCCGTTGCTACTTTCGGCAGAGCACTGGTTGGCTTTGTGACAGTATGAACTGTGGTTGGATCATCATGTTTTAATTGTAGCTTTTATGAAATATTTGTCGAAAATTATTCAATTAATCATGGGAAAACACATGATGTGATGTTGATTATAATAACATATTTTGAGCATAAGCCTGATTTTACGCAACTATTAATCCTTTATTTTTAGCATTCTTCGTAGTAAAATAAAATGGTGCATTAAATGTTTCCGATGTTCAGTTAAATGTTTTTATTGAATGTAGAGCTTTTCCGAGAAAAGAGACGACCAGATATCAAAGATAATA is drawn from Zingiber officinale cultivar Zhangliang chromosome 1B, Zo_v1.1, whole genome shotgun sequence and contains these coding sequences:
- the LOC121979469 gene encoding 2-methyl-6-phytyl-1,4-hydroquinone methyltransferase 2, chloroplastic-like, with the protein product MASSSAGSRRASQPRFIQHKKEALWFYRLISIAYDQILNPPHWNEDMRDDALEPADLHHPELKVVDVGGGTGFATLGIVKHVHPENVTILDQSPEQLAKARQKEALKDCTIIEGDAEDLPFPTDSVDRYVSAGSIEYWPDPQRGIMEAYRVLKAGGIACIIGPVYPTFWLSRFFANAWMLFPKEEEYVEWFEKAGFKDVKLKRIGPKWYRGVRRFGLIIGCSVTGVKTESGESPLQLGPKAEDVNRAVNPFVVLVRFVLGTTAAAYYVLVPVYMWIKDKIVPRGQPL